The following coding sequences lie in one Crassostrea angulata isolate pt1a10 chromosome 10, ASM2561291v2, whole genome shotgun sequence genomic window:
- the LOC128164912 gene encoding protein outspread-like isoform X1, with protein sequence MASKCRKFEPNIFNKSKCQACFGAKDAHSAEALHNNKVSRKVSKCGFLFVAPDFDFSNPLEKTKRWQRRFMRLYDDGELTYCVDEDPETIPQGIIDMNKCSAVNDAETVTSHPFSLEIVTPNKKYYIKGQSKEEYQWWHDVLQVFPGRLTKAKNRRFTMPIFSNKENVQPAPSRLPSASSITEPDSLMNGRFNVEKVKTKEQQFSTYRGVRNMKHKTDKHYQEGLRKSSSLHDLSSAEMEKDVTRDLGETRFLSRSGDRLDSVSGSSEAYKSNVARVLSDSNYINNPYFTIPRRTWQTLAANYHPASSSVSPASVSTAASSNSSPPQQNQVTGIPALRRGSLDDKTIPVSNKPKNASERARLHRERSTSLKDFSTQLSLAKQEGSGRTSLTGLDRMTSRSDSQSVGRQGGHTEYESRNNETDEHKMAKSSELQAASRTNSSPVISGTPSQSSRYEDLMYMKKGWLIKQGSSEKDWKKHWFVLTGNSLRYYKDAKAEETNTLDGRIDLSGCYDITEVNVGRNYGFRIKGIGPSTSNGEYVLSAMTSGIRNNWMKAIRLVMDLQQSGGSKNNSGDSEQSSGEDLDINLSNSGRLSLSPDSRSSTESPQLLKKDQTLKNIRRHYSDVSPGNVGKMLSVKEVLPNLNLESITLPPSLTGGSLSSSRESSVEKEDVKINPIIITEASSPESDSLSLSASSLPLRRFVEGSDHITAESEASTSESRSLGLSSESRKEEAEKQRRAKSPSARVKDKSRVRSPRLHSPQDTDEEHLEHSSDRVDGLNPSVNSLHDNKSGSREEAPVGALVELLETEVDTLKDRLDEKHKELVKMQESNQDLKSRLQTVGREKDISQPQQETQNPLKHNIADQQGEGSNTENAEKKFSYNVTTMRRQVKEARDTVQKQKAEIENLRTKLNMSVSKLTGTEKALSEALRDLKQEKDKFMKMSAEWNKKIRNLELQLKESSAKVESQQEMMKIKENEIKRLETDLKANLQKIREYEREILKLKASEMEYKQLKGKMDEGIRKLAELRNELKEKDQNMKKLKGEYEQQISEMDQEFSRERDDMEQHMEAMKKQFLEAQRQSGIPENIAHLIAEKDEIIAQLEEKLIENDKRYGELSDDFQAEVVDNEEFQSKLEQSQRDKEIVEKKLQELEKLQRKATMEKDRLEKENKAFKKSLDDLKRENSELSAAINSDKQTMSSLEKEKSTIESKLQKGAIHDETTQKLIGYIMTVDSEMKEVVEIVLKSKKGLEGNAAAKKSESLSLQDIIKLVSDVEKRCKRVHGIIKESLSSSSNGGVKDTDLPQKLSKVDKLTNDLEEAYAQCEETKMKEKEMEVKLNIMTTQYQQQIDTLNARIDQLSNKSGVSAKASAKRKSEGTKTPVELSDEIEKQLNELEERINYVDIVLKSQDSVESFSANDEQESSSEEEDSDGFSSSDEKDSEDEVDAQETSQSSAADNQLILSKLREMKTQLETTNHRIKDITGDLTNQSPSSVNDSTDVDDDLRKRLQKYEEKIDSLTLRLTDKVRMVNSGTEIFDASSDSTLAFKQCLKHLKEKLQDINNNIAARESLDAKGLRTVHTKLMHLSQYIGELQKFERSDFNIMSKMSRHEVRAAAMMGEREKTSRRGRLSLEDKMNVYADRLSVEAIILGQMAYMIQRHQMGCLSRDVLMKEIQGVNSIILEMERRIDNSTRELSNSDQERDPDLVSSYAEMLAEKIVLEGQLASCVMADDHHHTDDTAILSSLNITDNPSILAVEVFLRSQVDSNVHEKLSKSVREMDELTGHIISRSLIQGEVSYALQKLKARFNTHVESEELKDLLQRERKFLCEQLQDRSQCLYKSVTDYQTLVLSCINCHINLSSGHIRDSLSSILVGKFHKHISSMREQLEKVDSTEQERIKHVILALEEDCQIAQSQIESCDGSVNNESGELNLVPPEPLVGEWTDIMILRSVVRGTITHINNLYSTGHLAISDMLGNSHDSDMNELSMHLGSMLEKEAASKQTMAAELKTHVVGSSPRMERILELVDIIPDFCAFDPENLNDYAKNLVREAMYQTQVTYTSYKTRLNHEKEMRDLKIKLEAGQKVDLLCETSRETENDIRQSLSVFEEILETKFEDECEVLSILDKQMKQFQHVAAGLLSGPDAKQFEQELNAFAASLEHELSVVQERHDIHLDVLRQEISTICLRLEKITEEHDQEKITLSTEYEEKIQTMQDELDCIKIDHEDELEQVRQDILTAVSAIKANEEQSEEQLADQVKVLNRQLTSQKENFVAALEQLQKSLTVTGSNDTLAQKLEEQIEHLQSSGTLHPDQLHICPVSPIPTSPPPIREIEEPLDENSDECSENRCVANALDKSSHDYELQLLKKEKEEALAEEVKTTKAALDAMRKAYEEDLEEEKEKYRVALKTMFTDDYVDEIKKRHENELSKVQEELSQVSMHYDSRREDYKLLEDKLDSTKREYESHINQLIKSNEQLNNLVNEEINKLKDFIQNRTMATVPGNATIEEELYDAQIMVRVKDAELQKLRSQVKNLENNLERTTEEQRQSMTQYLQMFRKYTELQNKIKQETSAKEKDESKDKNRQLRRTPSFHHRARSPSPSQQNPTKKDEHQSRDSHKRRCHLDVKDLKRSKSSPSLPFVFDGRLPFGQGKHRDSLGSSKYSKSKTKASNV encoded by the exons atgGCTTCGAAGTGTCGCAAGTTCGAACCCAACATTTTCAACAAATCGAAATGCCAGGCCTGTTTTGGTGCAAAGGATGCCCATTCTGCTGAGGCTTTACATAACAATAAg GTGTCCCGTAAGGTCTCCAAATGTGGCTTCCTCTTCGTGGCGCCAGACTTTGACTTCAGCAATCCACTGGAAAAAACCAAG AGGTGGCAAAGAAGATTCATGCGATTGTATGACGATGGAGAACTGACGTATTGTGTTGACGAGGAT CCGGAAACCATTCCACAAGGGATCATTGATATGAATAAATGTTCTGCTGTCAATGATGCAGAAACCGTAACTTCTCATCCCTTCTCTCTGGAAATTGTGACGCCAAACAAGAAATACTATATCAAGGGCCAGTCTAAGGAGGAATATCAGTG GTGGCATGATGTTCTACAAGTATTCCCTGGCCGTCTCACCAAGGCCAAGAATCGAAGATTTACCATGCCTATTTTTAGCAACAAAGAAAATGTCCAG CCTGCACCATCTAGGTTACCTAGTGCAAGCTCGATCACTGAACCTGATTCCTTAATGAACGGAAGGTTTAACGTGGAGAAAGTGAAAACAAAAGAACAACAGTTCTCCACGTACCGAGGTGTCCGAAACATGAAACACAAGACAGACAAACATTATCAGGAAGGTCTCCGAAAAAGCAGTAGTTTACATGATCTGTCTTCGGCAGAAATGGAGAAAGATGTAACAAGAGACTTGGGGGAGACTCGGTTCCTGAGTCGTTCCGGTGACCGTTTAGATAGCGTAAGTGGTTCTAGCGAAGCATACAAGTCGAATGTTGCACGTGTCCTGTCCGATTCTAATTATATCAATAATCCTTACTTTACAATACCTCGACGAACATGGCAAACCTTGGCTGCTAATTATCACCCCGCATCATCCTCTGTTTCCCCTGCTTCTGTGTCTACTGCTGCATCTTCAAATTCTTCCCCTCCCCAGCAAAATCAAGTGACCGGCATCCCCGCCCTGCGTCGAGGGTCCTTGGATGACAAGACAATCCCTGTCAGCAACAAGCCAAAGAATGCTAGCGAGCGGGCCAGACTTCACAGGGAACGGTCAACCAGTCTCAAAGACTTCTCCACCCAGCTCTCACTGGCCAAACAGGAAGGAAGCGGTCGGACATCTTTGACGGGGCTGGACAGAATGACATCACGGAGCGACTCCCAATCTGTAGGCAGACAGGGCGGTCACACAGAATATGAGTCCCGCAATAATGAGACGGATGAGCATAAG ATGGCCAAATCCTCGGAGCTGCAGGCTGCCAGTAGAACAAATTCTTCACCTGTAATTAGTGGAACCCCGAGCCAGTCCTCGCGATACGAG GATTTGATGTACATGAAGAAAGGCTGGCTAATCAAGCAAGGCTCATCGGAGAAG GATTGGAAGAAACACTGGTTTGTGTTGACTGGGAATTCCTTACGATACTATAAGGATGCCAAGGCTGAGGAAACGAACACACTGGACGGCCGAATAGATTTGTCCGGTTGTTATGACATCACAGAGGTCAATGTTGGCAGAAACTATGGATTCAGGATCAAG GGTATTGGTCCATCA acaAGCAATGGAGAGTATGTTCTCTCTGCTATGACCTCTGGCATCCGCAATAATTGGATGAAGGCAATACGACTTGTTATGGATTTACAGCAGTCTGGCGGATCCAAAAACAATTCAGGAGATAGTGAACAAAGCTCAGGGGAGGATCTAGATATAAACTTGTCTAACAGTGGACGTTTGAGTTTATCTCCTGACAGTCGCAGCAGCACAGAAAGTCCACAACTATTAAAAAAGGATCAGACCTTGAAAAACATACGTCGCCACTATTCGGATGTGAGCCCGGGCAATGTGGGCAAAATGCtatctgtgaaagaagtgcTTCCCAATCTGAACTTGGAAAGTATTACTCTACCTCCATCATTGACTGGAGGTTCTTTATCCTCCAGTCGAGAAAGTTCAGTAGAGAAAGAGGATGTGAAAATAAACCCAATTATAATCACGGAGGCCTCTTCCCCAGAATCGGACTCTCTTTCGTTAAGTGCAAGTAGTCTGCCACTGAGACGGTTCGTGGAGGGAAGCGACCACATCACCGCTGAATCAGAAGCCTCTACCTCAGAAAGTAGGTCACTAGGACTCAGTAGTGAAAGTAGGAAAGAGGAGGCGGAAAAACAGAGAAGAGCCAAGTCCCCCAGTGCAAGGGTCAAGGACAAGTCTCGTGTCCGATCTCCACGGTTACATTCCCCACAAGACACGGATGAAGAGCATCTCGAGCATTCCTCCGATAGAGTGGATGGGTTAAACCCT agtGTGAATAGTCTCCATGACAACAAGTCAGGTAGTCGGGAGGAGGCCCCGGTTGGAGCCCTGGTTGAACTCCTGGAAACAGAG GTTGATACCTTGAAAGATCGGCTTGATGAAAAGCACAAAGAACTTGTCAAAATGCAGGAATCCAATCAAGACCTGAAATCTCGTCTGCAGACGGTTGGGAGAGAAAAGGATATATCCCAG CCTCAGCAAGAGACGCAGAATCCGCTAAAACATAACATAGCGGACCAACAGGGAGAGGGTAGCAATACCGAAAATGCCGAG aaaaaattctCATACAAT GTGACAACAATGAGGAGACAGGTGAAAGAGGCCAGAGATACAGTACAGAAACAGAAAGCCGAAATAGAAAACCTCAGAACCAAGCTTAACATGTCTGTCTCAAAACTTACGGGAACAGAAAAAGCTTTGTCAGAGGCCTTGCGAGATCTCAAGCAGGAAAAGgacaaattcatgaaaatgtcCGCCGAGTGGAACAAGAAGATTCGCAATCTTGAACTGCAGCTTAAAGAATCGAGTGCCAAAGTTGAGAGTCAACAGgaaatgatgaaaatcaaaGAGAATGAGATTAAACGTCTGGAGACGGATTTGAAAGCCAATCTTCAGAAGATTCGGGAATACGAGAGGGagattttaaaactgaaagCATCGGAGATGGAATACAAGCAGTTGAAAGGAAAAATGGATGAAGGGATTAGAAAACTGGCTGAACTAAGGAATGAACTGAAAGAAAAGGACCAGAATATGAAGAAACTCAAAGGTGAATATGAGCAGCAGATAAGTGAAATGGATCAGGAGTTTTCTAGGGAGCGTGATGATATGGAGCAACATATGGAGGCAATGAAGAAACAGTTCTTGGAGGCCCAGAGGCAGTCAGGGATCCCAGAAAACATTGCACACCTCATCGCAGAAAAGGATGAAATCATAGCTCAGTTAGAGGAAAAACtgattgaaaatgataaaaggtATGGAGAACTGAGCGACGACTTCCAAGCTGAGGTCGTCGACAATGAAGAGTTTCAATCAAAGTTGGAGCAGAGTCAGAGAGACAAGGAAATAGTGGAGAAGAAATTGCAGGAGCTGGAGAAATTGCAGAGGAAAGCAACCATGGAGAAAGATAGGTTAGAAAAGGAGAACAAAGCCTTCAAGAAAAGTCTGGATGATCTTAAGAGGGAAAATTCAGAACTGAGTGCTGCAATCAATTCAGACAAGCAAACCATGTCCTCACTGGAGAAAGAAAAGAGTACTATAGAGTCCAAATTACAGAAAGGAGCTATCCATGATGAAACTACCCAAAAACTGATTGGATATATAATGACAGTGGATTCAGAAATGAAAGAAGTTGTTGAGATTGTTCTTAAATCTAAAAAGGGACTTGAAGGAAATGCTGCAGCTAAGAAGAGTGAGTCACTCTCATTGCAAGATATAATCAAGCTTGTCTCTGATGTTGAAAAAAGGTGCAAGAGAGTTCATGGCATCATAAAAGAATCATTGTCATCCTCATCTAATGGAGGAGTGAAAGACACAGACTTACCGCAGAAATTATCAAAAGTGGATAAGTTAACCAATGATCTGGAAGAAGCCTATGCACAGTGTGAGGAAACTAAAATGAAGGAGAAAGAGATGGAGGTCAAACTGAACATCATGACGACTCAGTATCAGCAGCAGATTGATACACTCAATGCCAGGATCGATCAGCTCTCCAACAAGTCTGGAGTCTCTGCAAAGGCATCAGCAAAAAGGAAAAGTGAAGGCACAAAAACTCCTGTAGAACTCTCCGACGAGATAGAAAAACAGCTGAACGAGTTGGAAGAAAGAATAAACTATGTGGATATTGTTCTCAAAAGTCAAGACAGTGTGGAATCTTTTTCAGCCAATGATGAGCAGGAGAGTTCATCAGAGGAGGAAGATTCAGATGGTTTTTCGAGTTCTGACGAGAAGGACTCCGAGGATGAAGTGGATGCTCAGGAAACCAGTCAGTCATCTGCTGCAGACAACCAACTCATTCTAAGCAAACTGAGAGAAATGAAAACACAGCTGGAGACCACAAACCACAGGATAAAGGACATCACTGGAGATCTGACGAACCAGTCTCCTAGCTCTGTGAACGACTCCACTGATGTGGATGACGATCTGAGGAAGAGGCTGCAGAAGTATGAAGAGAAGATTGACAGTCTTACACTCAGACTGACAGATAAGGTTAGGATGGTCAACTCTGGAACAGAGATCTTTGATGCCTCCTCTGACAGCACTCTAGCTTTCAAACAGTGCCTGAAACACTTGAAAGAGAAGCTACAAGACATCAATAATAACATTGCTGCTAGAGAGTCCCTAGATGCTAAAGGATTGAGAACAGTTCATACCAAACTCATGCACCTGTCACAGTATATTGGAGAGCTGCAAAAGTTTGAGAGAAGCGATTTCAACATAATGAGTAAAATGTCTCGACATGAGGTACGAGCAGCAGCTATGATGGGGGAAAGAGAGAAAACATCAAGACGAGGCAGGTTGTCGCTGGAGGACAAGATGAATGTGTATGCAGACAGACTCTCAGTGGAGGCCATCATTTTAGGCCAAATGGCATACATGATCCAGAGACATCAGATGGGTTGCTTGAGCAGGGATGTTCTGATGAAGGAAATCCAGGGAGTCAATAGTATAATTTTAGAAATGGAGAGACGTATTGATAATTCAACTAGAGAGCTGAGTAATTCCGACCAGGAGCGAGATCCTGATCTTGTCTCTTCTTATGCTGAAATGCTGGCGGAGAAAATAGTGCTAGAGGGACAACTAGCTTCATGTGTTATGGCTGACGATCATCACCATACAGATGATACGGCTATCTTGTCTTCCCTCAATATCACTGACAATCCGTCGATCCTTGCAGTCGAAGTGTTCCTCAGATCCCAAGTTGATTCAAATGTTCATGAAAAACTGAGCAAGTCTGTGAGAGAAATGGATGAACTTACAGGTCACATCATCAGTAGGTCTCTCATCCAAGGAGAAGTTAGCTATGCCCTACAAAAGCTCAAAGCAAGATTCAACACCCATGTGGAATCTGAAGAACTGAAAGATCTTCTGCAGAGGGAGAGAAAATTCCTCTGTGAGCAGCTTCAAGATAGGTCCCAGTGTTTGTACAAGTCTGTAACAGACTACCAAACCTTAGTTCTTTCATGTATAAACTGTCACATCAACCTCTCATCTGGCCACATCAGGGATTCACTTAGTTCCATATTGGTAGGAAAGTTCCATAAACACATATCAAGTATGCGAGAGCAGTTAGAAAAAGTGGACAGCACTGAGCAAGAAAGAATCAAACATGTGATATTAGCATTAGAAGAGGATTGTCAAATTGCACAGAGTCAAATAGAAAGTTGTGATGGAAGTGTGAACAATGAAAGTGGTGAGCTGAATCTTGTCCCCCCAGAACCTCTGGTAGGGGAATGGACTGATATTATGATTCTTCGCTCTGTTGTGAGAGGAACTATAACCCATATCAACAACTTGTACAGTACAGGACATTTGGCAATCAGTGATATGCTTGGCAATAGCCATGATTCTGACATGAATGAGTTGTCTATGCATTTGGGAAGTATGCTGGAGAAAGAAGCTGCTTCCAAGCAGACGATGGCTGCAGAGCTGAAGACACATGTAGTAGGTAGTTCACCAAGGATGGAGAGAATTTTGGAGCTTGTAGATATCATTCCTGATTTCTGTGCATTTGATCCAGAAAATCTGAATGATTATGCCAAGAATTTGGTGCGGGAGGCAATGTATCAAACCCAGGTGACATACACCAGCTACAAGACCCGGCTTAACCATGAAAAAGAAATGAGGgacttgaaaattaaattagagGCTGGTCAAAAGGTGGACCTACTGTGTGAAACCAGCAGGGAGACGGAGAACGACATCAGGCAATCTCTGTCTGTGTTTGAGGAAATCTTGGAGACCAAGTTTGAGGATGAATGTGAAGTATTAAGCATTCTTGACAAGCAAATGAAACAGTTCCAGCATGTGGCTGCTGGTCTTTTGTCAGGCCCAGACGCCAAACAGTTTGAACAAGAGCTGAATGCTTTTGCTGCCAGTTTGGAGCATGAGCTCTCGGTGGTACAAGAGCGCCATGATATCCACTTGGATGTTCTTCGTCAAGAAATCAGCACCATTTGTCTCAGGCTGGAGAAAATCACAGAAGAGCACGACCAGGAGAAGATAACTCTCTCCACGGAATATGAAGAGAAGATCCAGACCATGCAGGATGAGCTGGACTGTATTAAGATTGATCACGAGGATGAGCTTGAGCAGGTCAGACAGGACATTCTTACAGCAGTTAGTGCCATCAAGGCCAATGAGGAACAGTCTGAGGAGCAGCTAGCAGACCAAGTCAAGGTCCTCAACAGGCAACTCACCTCACAGAAAGAAAACTTTGTG GCTGCACTAGAACAACTCCAGAAATCCCTCACAGTGACCGGATCAAATGATACTCTGGCTCAGAAACTGGAGGAGCAGATAGAGCACCTCCAGTCATCTGGAACACTCCATCCAGATCAGCTCCACATCTGTCCTGTGTCTCCTATACCTACCTCACCCCCACCTATTAGGGAGATTGAGGAACCACTGGATGAAAACTCTGATGAG TGCAGTGAAAATAGATGTGTTGCTAATGCCTTGGACAAGTCTTCTCATGACTATGAACTTCAACTGCTGAAGAAGGAGAAAGAAGAAGCTTTGGCAGAGGAGGTCAAAACTACCAAAGCTG CCTTAGATGCAATGAGAAAAGCTTACGAAGAGGATCTGGAGGAAGAAAAGGAGAAATACCGAGTGGCTCTGAAGACCATGTTTACTGATGATTAcgtagatgaaataaaaaagcggCATGA AAATGAGTTATCAAAGGTTCAAGAGGAGCTATCCCAGGTGTCAATGCATTATGACAGTCGCCGGGAGGATTATAAACTGCTGGAGGATAAGTTGGACTCCACCAAGCGAGAGTATGAAAGTCATATCAACCAGCTGATTAAAAG CAATGAGCAGTTAAACAACCTTGTTAATGAGGAGATCAATAAGCTGAAGGACTTCATCCAGAACAGAACCATGGCCACTGTTCCCGGCAATGCCACCATTGAAGAGGAACTGTATGATGCCCAG ATCATGGTCCGAGTGAAGGATGCTGAGTTACAGAAACTGAGGTCTCAAGTCAAGAACCTGGAAAACAACCTAGAAAGAACAACTGAG GAACAGAGACAGAGTATGACTCAGTACCTGCAGATGTTCAGGAAATATACAGAGCTACAGAACAAAATCAAACAGGAAACATCTGCCAAAGAGAAGGATGAATCCAAAGACAAGAACAGACAACTCCGACGAA ctcCCTCATTCCACCATAGAGCTCGTAGTCCAAGCCCAAGTCAACAAAACCCAACAAAAAAGGATGAGCACCAAAGCCGAGACTCTCACAAGCGCCGGTGTCACCTTGATGTTAAAG atctgAAAAGATCCAAGAGTAGTCCCTCCCTGCCGTTTGTCTTTGATGGCCGTCTTCCCTTTGGACAAGGCAAGCACAGAGATTCCCTTGGATCCTCCAAGTATTCCAAATCCAAAACCAAGGCCTCCAATGTCTAA